From the Psilocybe cubensis strain MGC-MH-2018 chromosome 9, whole genome shotgun sequence genome, one window contains:
- a CDS encoding 3',5'-cyclic-nucleotide phosphodiesterase (PDEase) (3':5'-CNP) yields the protein MSTHIERAIEKIQVKEPLPAIDFTQHTLEDGNVISTQERVVKDVRLLSTHTPKSIPERIPLVSIQVQAPAMFKPTPEQFFNKHGQDQTKPDIAFLKNHFYREGRLTEDQALWILEKATEILRKEGNVLQVDAPITVCGDIHGQYYDLMKLFEVGGSPADTRYLFLGDYVDRGYFSIECVLYLWSLKIWYPDSLFLLRGNHECRHLTDYFTFKLECKHKYSERVYDACMESFCALPLAAIMNKQFLCIHGGLSPELNTLDDLRNIDRFREPPTHGLMCDILWADPVEDFGQERTTDSFVHNHVRGCSYFFTYHAACQFLERNNLLAIIRAHEAQDAGYRMYRKTKTTGFPSVMTIFSAPNYLDMYNNKAAILKYESNVMNIRQFNCTPHPYWLPNFMDVFTWSLPFVGEKIIDMLVAVLNTCTKEELEEADEDLAIMSPAAAVAESAERRKIIKNKIMAVGRMARVFALLREESEKVSELKNVTGSTKLPYGTLASGSEGIREAISGFDDARKSDIENERLPPELLDPDSEEGRAILSSQPTTPSENGAQPGPISPNGVKEGLEKAIASGRGSPGPGGVPLSRISTSSGSPSPTPGSPISPSPGGFKRGHSRQASLGTTMTSPSTRRRSLESTMSLIQNVLDGKGSSRIEEDEAVDNLASRLAGSSVGTNNGTGNNTGTGNSNSNSNNNNGSYTSRPSGR from the exons ATGAGTACACATATCGAGCGAGCGATAGAGAAGATCCAGGTCAAGGAACCACTGCCTGCTATCGACTTTACGCAACACACTCTCGAGGACGGCAATGTAATTAGCACCCAGGAGAGAGTGGTCAAGGATGTACGTCTTCTGTCGACTCATACCCCTAAGTCCATCCCTGAGCGCATCCCACTCGTGTCCATCCAGGTCCAAGCCCCCGCGATGTTCAAGCCAACGCCGGAGCAGTTCTTCAATAAGCACGGGCAGGATCAGACAAAACCGGACATTGCATTCCTGAAGAACCACTTCTACAGGGAAGGGCGATTGACTGAAGATCAGGCGTTGTGGATATTGGAAAAGGCTACCGAGATCCTCAGAAAAGAGGGCAACGTCCTGCAAGTAGACGCTCCAATCACCG TTTGTGGTGATATCCATGGCCAATAT TATGATTTGATGAAATTGTTCGAAGTTGGAGGAAGCCCCGCCGACACACGTTATCTCTTCTTGGGCGATTATGTTGACAGAGGGTATTTCAGCATTGAG TGCGTCTTGTACCTTTGGTCACTGAAGATATGGTACCCCGATTCCCTTTTCCTTCTACGCGGTAACCACGAGTGCCGTCACTTGACTGATTACTTCACGTTTAAACTTGAAT GCAAACACAAATACTCAGAACGCGTATACGATGCTTGTATGGAATCATTCTGCGCTCTTCCCCTCGCTGCCATCATGAACAAGCAATTCCTGTGCATACACGGTGGTTTGTCTCCCGAACTCAACACCCTTGATGACCTGCGAAAC ATTGACCGCTTCCGCGAACCACCAACTCATGGCCTGATGTGTGACATCCTCTGGGCTGATCCTGTCGAGGATTTCGGACAAGAAAGGACGACGGACAGTTTCGTCCACAACCACGTGCGAGGATGCTCGTACTTCTTTAC ATACCATGCTGCTTGCCAATTCCTGGAGCGAAACAATCTGTTGGCTATCATTAGAGCACACGAGGCTCAAGATGCAGG ATATCGCATGTATcgcaaaacaaaaactaCTGGATTCCCTTCAGTCATGACCATTTTTTCCGCGCCCAACTATCTCGACATGTACAACAATAAAGCCGCTATACTAAAATACGAAAGCAATGTGATGAACATCCGCCAGTTTAATTGCACGCCTCATCCATATTGGCTTCCTAATTTCATGGATGTCTTTACCTGGAGTTTGCCGTTTGTCGGAGAGAAGA TCATTGATATGCTGGTCGCGGTGCTTAATACTTGCACTAAGGAAGAGCTGGAAGAGGCTGACGAGGATCTCGCCATCATGTCACCCGCTGCCGCCGTGGCAGAATCTGCTGAGCGTAGGAAGATCATCAAGAATAAGATCATGGCTGTTGGAAGAATGGCGAGAGTATTTGCTTTGCTTCG TGAGGAGTCGGAGAAAGTGTCGGAACTGAAAAACGTTACTGGATCGACCAAACTTCCGTACGGTACTCTCGCTTCAGGAAGCGAAGGAATCAGAGAGGCTATTTCCGGATTTGATGACGC TCGCAAATCGGATATTGAGAACGAACGCTTACCTCCTGAGCTTCTCGATCCTGATTCTGAAGAAGGCAGGGCGATCCTTTCCTCTCAACCAACCACGCCCTCCGAGAACGGCGCCCAACCCGGACCAATCTCGCCCAACGGAGTCAAAGAAGGTTTGGAGAAAGCTATTGCATCTGGCCGTGGTTCTCCTGGCCCCGGCGGTGTGCCCCTGTCGCGCATCAGCACCTCGTCAGGCTCGCCTTCGCCGACACCGGGTAGCCCGATATCCCCGTCGCCTGGTGGGTTCAAGCGCGGCCACAGCAGACAGGCTAGCTTGGgcacgacgatgacgagccCGAGTACTCGACGAAGGAGCCTTGAGAGCACGATGTCGCTCATCCAGAATGTGTTGGATGGCAAGGGTAGTAGCAGGATTGAGGAGGACGAGGCTGTTGATAACCTGGCAAGCAGGCTTGCGGGCTCTTCAGTGGGGACCAATAACGGTACCGGCAACAACACTGGCACTGGCAatagcaacagcaacagcaacaacaacaatggcAGCTATACATCCCGCCCGTCAGGTCGTTGA
- a CDS encoding hypothetical protein (Uncharacterized protein C8E4.05c): protein MTAVTDSIVFRHLFSTPQSSAIWSDSRRTQYYLDFEASLAIVQARLGIIPTEAGEIISSRCSVELFDMEELGEETKKIGYPVLPVVKQLVRSVNNVKAGLGEWAHWGATTQDVTDTATILQIRDTLHLFSESLMKITEASRDLALKYKSTPMAARSNLQQAVPMTFGFKMARLLATFERHRKRLEEILPRILVLQFGGAVGTLATLSDTGLALQVQNELASKLGLAVPDIAWHTERDRIAEFGAFCALLTGTCAKFAFDVKLLMQTEVGEVAEPYAPHRGSSSTMPQKRNPISSVYITSIASTVRQLSTALFDGMVEDHERSTGPWEIEWIVLPQISTLTHACLEHTLELLQGLEVYPEAMKRNLEITNGAIVSEAVMMGLGKKIGRQVAHDLVYDICREVAKDPTVSLIDLLASDERVQRSGLSRDLLENLCDPANYIGLSEEMVLKPIMAYNGPKMQKN from the exons ATGACCGCTGTCACAGATTCCATCGTGTTTCGCCATCTGTTCTCAACTCCACAATCATCGGCCATCTGGTCTGACTCGCGGCGAACGCAGTACTATCTCGATTTTGAAGCTTCATTGGCGATCGTTCAAGCGCGTTTGGGGATCATACCCACAGAAGCTGGGGAGATCATATCATCGAGATGTTCGGTTGAGCTGTTTGACATGGAAGAGCTTGGGGAGGAAACCAAGAAAATAGGCTATCCTGTGCTTCCTGTGGTGAAGCAGCTTGTCCGCTCCGTCAACAATGTCAAGGCAGGGCTTGGAGAGTGGGCACACTGGGGTGCTACAACTCAG GATGTCACAGATACTGCCACCATTCTTCAGATACGAGACACACTGCACCTATTTTCAGAATCGCTGATGAAAATAACGGAGGCTTCACGAGATTTAGCCTTGAAGTATAAATCTACTCCCATGGCTGCTCGTTCCAATTTACAACAAGCCGTGCCCATGACCTTTGGCTTCAAAATGGCGCGCCTGCTAGCCACATTCGAAAGGCATCGCAAGAGGCTCGAGGAGATTTTACCTCGTATATTGGTCCTTCAATTCGGAGGCGCCGTGGGCACCCTTGCGACACTCTCTGATACAGGCTTGGCACTACAAGTCCAAAACGAATTGGCGTCCAAGCTCGGTTTAGCCGTCCCAGATATAGCCTGGCACACTGAGAGAGACCGAATCGCCGAGTTTGGTGCGTTCTGCGCGTTACTGACTGGCACCTGCGCAAAATTTGCGTTCGATGTCAAGTTGCTCATGCAGACAGAGGTCGGGGAAGTCGCAGAGCCGTATGCACCCCATCGTGGCTCCAGCAGTACCATGCCCCAGAAAAGAAACCCCATCTCTAGTGTCTATATTACCTCGATCGCGAGCACCGTCAGACAGTTGAGTACTGCGCTCTTTGATGGCATGGTGGAGGATCACGAACGCAGCACTGGCCCATGGGAGATTGAGTGGATTGTGCTTCCCCAAATCTCTACCCTGACGCACGCTTGCCTAGAGCACACTCTGGAGCTGCTGCAAGGCCTAGAGGTTTATCCCGAGGCAATGAAGAGAAATCTTGAGATTACCAATGGGGCAATCGTCAGCGAAGCAGTTATGATGGGTCTTGGGAAGAAGATAGGCCGCCAAGTGGCACACGACTTGGTGTACGATATATGCAGGGAGGTAGCAAAAGATCCAACTGTATCGCTTATCGACCTTTTGGCCAGCGATGAACGCGTCCAGAGATCGGGACTGAGCAGAGATCTGTTGGAGAACCTTTGTGATCCCGCGAACTATATCGGACTGAGCGAAGAAATGGTTCTCAAG CCTATCATGGCATACAACGGTCCAAAAATGCAGAAGAACTAA
- a CDS encoding Mitochondrial inner membrane magnesium transporter LPE10: protein MHRACWRQRPSHVSPRWPTQPPTSIACLNQLRNFTVDHRERIRIHASGLYNRSLPPTTRQFSWSFKSQPRLQVQEFTELPDNEQDVTRAAILDKVMKGRQPTDLMLRCTILDAEGNVKTISGQFKKSDLSAEHRLNARDLRKIDSRIPNLVPTILVRKEAILVNILHIRALVKADAVILFDTFGSADSRLHSVFLYHLEHNLKSKGAGTPYEFRALESILLSVLSALEAEMVFIRNLVGGLLAEMEDNIDHDRFKRLLHYSRRLASFKNRATLVEEALDEVLSQDEDMDAMYLTDKKNNQEVVDHEELEVLLESFSKQVEEIVNEAENIESNVQSTQEIVELILDSNRNALLALDLQVSIATLGVGSGALVAGLFGMNLLSHFENHPYGFYVMTGLSATLAFLVAFTGFRKLSKIRKVGLSSTTQKLKPTKQWLPLPLRNRIPGGWS from the exons ATGCATAGAGCCTGCTGGAGACAACGTCCAAGTCATGTAAGCCCGCGGTGGCCCACACAGCCTCCAACGTCCATTGCCTGCCTGAACCAGCTTCGAAATTTCACCGTGGACCATCGCGAGAGGATTCGGATCCACGCTTCAGGTCTATATAACCGCTCATTACCTCCGACTACCCGGCAATTTTCGTGGTCATTCAAATCTCAGCCTCGGTTGCAGGTCCAGGAGTTCACTGAGCTACCTGACAATGAACAGGACGTCACTCGGGCCGCCATCCTCGACAAGGTCATGAAAGGTCGCCAGCCAACTGATCTCATGCTACGTT GTACCATTCTCGATGCTGAAG GTAACGTCAAAACAATCTCCGGACAATTCAAAAAGTCGGATCTCAGTGCTGAGCATCGCCTGAAT GCCCGTGACCTCCGGAAAATCGATTCTAGGATTCCAAATCTCGTTCCAACTATTCTTGTTCGAAAAGAAGCCATCCTC GTCAACATTCTTCACATACGCGCCCTCGTCAAGGCGGATGCTGTCATTCTATTCGACACTTTTGGTTCTGCGGATTCCAGGCTTCATTCGGTATTCTTATATCACTTAGAA CACAATCTCAAATCAAAAGGTGCTGGAACGCCTTACGAATTTCG CGCTCTCGAATCCATCCTTCTCTCTGTTCTAAGCGCCCTTGAGGCCGAAATGGTCTTTATTAGAAACCTCGTTGGTGGATTACTAGCAGAGATGGAAGATAACATCGACCACGATCGTTTCAAAAGACTTCTGCACTACTCCCGACGACTGGCGAGCTTCAAAAATAGGGCCACATTG GTGGAAGAAGCCCTTGACGAAGTCCTCAGTCAAG ATGAGGATATGGATGCTATGTATTTGACAgacaagaaaaacaatcaagaAGTTGTTGATCACGAGGAACTTGAGGTGCTTTTGGAGTCTTTCTCGAAGCAAGTAGAAGAAATAGTCAATGAAGCCGAAAACATAGAG AGCAACGTCCAATCTACACAAGAGATTGTGGAGTTGATACTAGATTCTAACCGAAATGCCCTTTTAGCACTGGATCTACAG GTATCAATAGCCACATTGGGAGTTGGCTCCGGCGCCTTGGTCGCTGGACTATTTGGCATGAAT TTACTAAGTCATTTCGAAAACCATCCATATGGTTTCTATGTCATGACTGGACTTTCGGCCACGCTTGCTTTCTTGGTCGCGTTCACAGGATTTCGCAA GCTTTCAAAAATACGCAAAGTGGGGTTGTCTTCTACTACCCAGAAGCTTAAGCCCACGAAGCAGTGGCTTCCATTACCCCTTCGTAACAGGATTCCAGGCGGCTGGTCATGA
- a CDS encoding Cytochrome P450 monooxygenase idtQ, whose translation MLLVFAVVGLIFTVDRYIFRVKRHLNLPPLVDIPEDQMFRHPRQAYETALKDHGRIIRVLRRGRIEYIVDNTLVTDVLANEADFSFEKGTLSLLNMGILLHLPRSFVGNLDQLVYDEIIGKIELTMDKISPIFYRVIGNFQESVIRAPSTPVDVTNMVHKIMSEAMLTLIMGKEYTSEQNIDSVHHISREVAALAGIFDNTNTWARTFPTTWRICNWISIMCFSIPYYFFRIARQAYKELSQLGEDFGTHQDRKKGDRSVMFFFAQRYIDPKTKKIGFLDKLWILFLLLGLIFASVHQTAVVMIWVILEIAKRPSDIPGLRKEIRTETCSDGTERLTYASLRNAERLDSFIREVMRMKGDTLSTVRLSVRDVKLAGFDIPKGSYVIPLASLSNRSQEYHGYDAEQFVSDRWVGTGKPAIMAGPGYYPFGLGRFACPGRTLAVSEIKLAVLLLIEHLTPTLVGGEYEVLDPLNVVSVAPKGKVLFVPLANESGKFTDQGTKSFHI comes from the exons ATGTTGCTGGTGTTCGCCGTTGTAGGACTTATTTTCACTGTGGATCGCTACATTTTCCGAGTGAAAAGGCATCTTAATCTTCCACCTTTAGTAGATATCCCA GAGGATCAAATGTTTCGCCATCCAAGACAAGCTTATGAAACTGCACTAAAGGACCATGGGAGAATAATCAGAGTTCTTCGTAGAGGGAGA ATAGAGTACATTGTTGACAACACCCTCGTTACAGATGTGCTTGCAAATGAGGCAGATTTTAGCTTTGAGAAGGGGACGCTTTCA CTTCTAAACATGGGGATTTTGTTACACCTTCCTCGAAGTTTCGTAGGCAACCTGGATCAGTTGGTATACGATGAAATCATTGGGAAGATTGAATTGACAATGGATAAGA TCTCTCCAATTTTTTACAGAGTAATCGGCAATTTTCAGGAAAGCGTAATCAGGGCGCCATCGACTCCCGTGGACGTAACAAACATGGTGCACAAGATCATGTCAGAAGCAATGCTGACACTGATAATGGGAAAG GAATACACATCAGAGCAAAACATCGATTCAGTGCATCACATTTCCAGGGAGGTTGCCGCTTTAGCCGGCATTTTTGATAACACCAATACATGGGCGCGCACATTCCCAACGACATGGCGGATCTGTAATTG GATTTCGATTATGTGCTTTTCAATTCCATATTACTTTTTTAGAATCGCACGTCAAGCATACAAGGAGCTATCGCAATTGGGCGAGGACTTCGGTACACATCAAGATAGAAAAAAGGGTGAT CGATCTGTGATGTTCTTCTTTGCACAACGATATATTGAtccaaaaacaaagaaaatcgGATTTCTTGACAAGTTGTGGAttcttttcctccttctcgG ATTGATTTTTGCATCTGTTCATCAAAC TGCTGTGGTTATGATCTGGGTTATCCTGGAGATCGCAAAGCGTCCCAGTGATATCCCAGGGCTTAGAAAGGAGATACGTACGGAGACATGTAGTGATGGTACTGAGCGCTTAACCTATGCATCACTTCGCAATGCGGAACGCCTCGACTCTTTCATTCGAGAGGTGATGCGTATGAAAGGCGACACGTTAAGTACTGTGCGTTTGTCCGTACGAGATGTCAAGCTGGCTGGATTTGATATACCAAAAG GATCATACGTCATCCCACTGGCTTCACTCTCGAATAGAAGTCAAGAATATCATGGCTACGACGCCGAACAGTTTGTTTCTGATCGTTGGGTCGGTACCGGGAAGCCTGCCATTATGGCTGGCCCTGGTTATTATCCTTTTGGGCTAGGGCGATTTGCCTGTCCCGGACGCACCCTTGCCGTTTCTG AGATCAAACTCGCTGTTTTGCTCTTGATTGAGCACCTCACACCCACACTTGTTGGAGGAGAATACGAGGTTCTGGATCCACTCAATGTCGTTTCGGTAGCTCCCAAGGGCAAAGTGCTGTTTGTTCCGTTAGCCAACGAGAGTGGGAAATTTACTGATCAGGGTACCAAATCATTCCATATCTAA
- a CDS encoding Cytochrome P450 52A6: protein MSLTIRKFYPRSQRCSALSAWFSRSLLVVFVAVAGIALLLHDISCSKKEDHLPPFVYISDDELANDPRNVLENALKQHGSVIRIPRRDRIEYIVDDIYLEEVLTGYTNFSFEKGALMALNMGFLLYIPRFVATADHLVHSEIISKIHSVIDKGDLPATSIQDVVPVFEEKIRQFKEKSYASSQNVKSICRAMEEVGSLSGIINNTNKLALLFPRTWTFFNRPRATFMMMYHFCGVGTKAFMQMGGKNSAKPQDEPLEESVLFKYAERFRDKQTGRIGICQRAIMLCLFLPILFASVHQTSVIMIFVILELAKRPEVIPEINKEFLPETGIDGTPQITYATLRNAERLDSFIREVMRTKGDTLGTMRMALRDVKLGKYIVPSGAFIIPLASLSYRSKEHHGPDAEEFIADRWVGREIKLFVLFLVNELTFELEGGEYEVVDRLLTSTVAPRGRILFSPR from the exons ATGTCCTTGACCATTAGGAAGTTCTATCCAAGGTCTCAGCGGTGTTCAGCTCTTTCCGCTTGGTTCAGTCGTTCGCTACTAG TGGTTTTTGTGGCTGTTGCGGGTATCGCTCTACTCCTCCATGATATCAGCTGCAGTAAAAAAGAGGATCATCTTCCTCCCTTTGTGTATATTTCA GACGATGAGTTGGCCAACGACCCGCGTAACGTACTGGAAAATGCTTTAAAACAACACGGAAGTGTTATCAGAATACCTAGGAGAGACAGA ATTGAATATATTGTCGACGATATCTACTTGGAGGAGGTTCTTACAGGATATACGAACTTCAGTTTTGAGAAAGGGGCACTTATG GCGCTGAACATGGGCTTCCTCCTTTACATCCCTCGCTTTGTAGCCACTGCGGACCATCTCGTACACTCGGAAATTATATCCAAAATCCATTCAGTTATAGACAAAGGTGATCTTCCTGCAACCTCAATACAAGATG TGGTTCCAGTTTTTGAGGAAAAAATTCGGCAATTCAAGGAGAAG AGTTATGCATCTAGTCAAAATGTCAAATCTATCTGCAGGGCAATGGAAGAAGTCGGCTCTTTGTCCGGCATTATCAACAACACTAATAAACTTGCCCTGTTGTTCCCAAGGACCTGGACATTTTTTAACAG GCCGCGAGCAACGTTCATGATGATGTATCATTTCTGTGGAGTCGGCACAAAAGCTTTCATGCAAATGGGGGGAAAGAATTCAGCAAAGCCACAAGATGAA CCTCTCGAGGAATCTGTTCTCTTCAAATATGCTGAACGCTTTAGAGATAAGCAAACAGGGAGAATTGGTATTTGCCAACGAGCCATAATGCTGTGTCTGTTCCTTCC AATCCTATTTGCTTCTGTACATCAAAC GAGCGTGATAATGATATTCGTTATTCTTGAACTTGCAAAACGGCCAGAGGTTATACCTGAAATCAATAAAGAATTCCTTCCAGAAACTGGTATCGACGGCACTCCACAAATAACCTATGCAACACTTAGAAATGCTGAGCGCCTCGACTCGTTTATTCGAGAGGTTATGCGTACGAAAGGCGATACACTGGGAACAATGCGCATGGCCCTTCGGGATGTCAAACTGGGCAAGTACATAGTTCCATCAG gggcatttatcatccctCTCGCCTCCTTGTCGTATAGGAGCAAAGAGCATCACGGTCCTGACGCCGAAGAGTTTATTGCAGATCGATGGGTTGGCCGTG AGATCAAGCTCTTTGTCCTATTCTTAGTGAATGAGCTTACTTTCGAGTTGGAAGGTGGAGAGTACGAGGTGGTAGACCGATTGCTCACCTCCACAGTTGCTCCACGTGGTCGAATCCTCTTTAGCCCTCGTTAG
- a CDS encoding Oxysterol-binding protein-like protein 1 has translation MSTTQHDNSIDEDAPGPPISVPDSGDTGEGGKLKMIVQLVKKCLGVKDIATMRLSLPASLLEPMPNLEYWHYLDRPDIFCTINDSDDPFMRMISVLRFTFTKDIKFIHGKVCKPYNSVLGEHFRAHWDVEPNPYRLDDGEGNSNRDSIGEALASETGSVKSGKSSKSTTSGISAFSKHKSPSTAPTSPHHPAAGGGADTDNLTAQVSSLSLGGNNASTPGGTAPVRVVFLTEQVSHHPPVSAYFATCPSRSIEMSGIDQISAKVSGTTLRVSPGQYNQGIFIHLTGGPGEGEKYHITHPVASVNGILRGSFYVTVGESTIITCEGGKPGHKFRTIIEYKEESWLGRAHFLVEGVIHTVFDSDTTHCAEWTKVKHVPQNRVVAVFDGSWRGKIRWKRVGTGSYPNPEHNHTGVTRSTASSPNPSHAKLPMPNIPAASVSKADVASYYLSGKRSSGSGSGSGSSSKSSSVAAEDEWMQLMDLSTLFVVPKTVRPLERQHSRESRKLWENVTDKLMKKEFSEATKEKVAIEQRQRDEAAERKKKGIQFVPRYFENDLERGYAVLTEDGKVAVEEEMKEDTPQCIEGIDVNAQLSS, from the exons ATGAGCACGACCCAGCACGACAACAGCATCGATGAGGATGCCCCAGGACCGCCCATCTCGGTTCCGGATTCAGGGGACACAGGCGAGGGCGGAAAGCTGAAGATGATCGTCCAGCTCGTGAAGAAGTGTCTTGGTGTAAAGGACATCGCTACAAT GCGATTGTCCCTGCCGGCTTCGTTGCTGGAGCCCATGCCCAATCTGGAGTACTGGCACTATCTGGATAGGCCCGACATCTTTTGCAC GATCAATGATTCCGACGATCCTTTTATGAGGATGATCTCGGTGTTACGATTTACATTTACGAAAGATATCAAGTTCATA CACGGCAAAGTCTGCAAGCCGTACAACTCGGTGCTGGGCGAGCATTTCCGGGCGCATTGGGATGTTGAACCTAACCCGTACAGACTAGACGATGGGGAAGGGAACAGCAACAGAGACTCCATCGGCGAAGCCTTGGCGTCGGAAACGGGCAGCGTGAAGAGCGGCAAGAGCTCGAAGAGTACTACGAGTGGGATCAGTGCTTTTTCGAAACATAAGAGTCCCTCCACTGCTCCCACTTCGCCGCACCATCCTGCCGCTGGCGGTGGCGCCGATACCGATAACCTCACAGCACAGGTGTCCAGCCTCAGCCTTGGGGGCAATAATGCCAGCACCCCCGGAGGCACGGCGCCCGTCCGCGTGGTTTTCCTGACCGAGCAAGTATCCCACCACCCGCCTGTCTCTGCGTACTTCGCCACCTGCCCGAGCCGGTCGATAGAGATGTCCGGTATCGATCAGATATCAGCAAAGGTCTCTGGGACGACCCTGCGCGTTTCGCCTGGTCAGTATAACCAGGGCATATTCATCCATTTGACGGGAGGCCCCGGCGAGGGCGAGAAATACCATATTACGCACCCTGTTGCGTCGGTTAATGGGATTTTGAGGGGCAGCTTTTATGTCACTGTTGGCGAGTCGACGATTATTACGTGTGAAGGCGGTAAGCCTGGACATAAATTTAGGACGATTATCGAGTACAAGGAAGAG TCCTGGCTTGGCCGCGCGCATTTCCTCGTCGAAGGCGTCATCCACACCGTGTTCGACTCTGACACGACCCACTGCGCAGAATGGACCAAAGTGAAGCACGTCCCGCAGAACCGCGTCGTCGCTGTGTTCGACGGGTCCTGGCGGGGCAAGATCCGGTGGAAGCGCGTCGGGACGGGGTCGTACCCCAACCCAGAGCACAACCACACAGGAGTGACGCGTTCCACCGCGTCGTCGCCCAACCCGTCCCATGCGAAACTGCCCATGCCGAATATTCCTGCGGCGTCGGTGTCCAAGGCGGACGTTGCGTCGTATTATTTGTCGGGGAAGAGGAgctctggttctggttctggttccgGATCGAGTTCGAAGTCGTCGTCGGTGGCAGCTGAGGATGAGTGGATGCAGCTTATGGACCTGTCTACGCTCTTTGTGGTGCCGAAGACGGTGCGGCCGTTGGAGAGGCAGCATTCGCGGGAGAGCAGGAAGCTTTGGGAGAATGTGACGGACAAGCTGATGAAGAAGGAGTTTTCGGAGGCGACTAAGGAGAAGGTGGCTATTGAGCAGAGACAGCGTGATGAGGCTGCTGagcggaagaagaagggtaTCCA GTTTGTCCCGAGGTACTTTGAGAATGACTTGGAGCGAGGATACGCAGTTTTGACTGAAGACGGGAAAGTTGCTGTGGAAgaggagatgaaggaggaCACTCCTCAGTGCATTGAAGGTATTGATGTCAACGCGCAGCTGTCGAGTTGA
- a CDS encoding D-amino-acid oxidase, with amino-acid sequence MSGSDSQPQTQNGIKHITVLGAGVIGLTTALKIQQKGGYQVTVIAQDFPTDPKTVTYASLSAGAHHVSVAGDDVAQRKIDIETFKTMWDLSSPEGDAPGCFKRLKQKEFHREPTNLDTLSLMPNYTELGKDELVPGAISGITYDSVNTDAPIFLNYLLSTFLASGGHIVRGSVLHINQVINGGPGAFAEPDAHVRFPLPDAVVVCPGLGARYLGGVEDTDVYPVRGQTVLLNAPWVDFCMSLSGGPGKIWTYVIPRRSGNVIIGGTYEADDWHPRPRPETTRDILERVLEICPEIAPPEIRAQRKPTVDDILPIIVEESCGLRPCRKGGVRLESEWLQTSTRRVPVVHNYGHGGFGYIACYGSASVALKLLEEALAQ; translated from the exons ATGTCTGGCTCTGATTCGCAACCACAGACTCAGAATGGGATCAAGCACATCACAGTGCTCGGGGCTGGTGTTATAGGGTTGACCACTGCGCTGAAGATTCAGCAAAAGGGAGGGTATCAAGTGACTGTTATTGCACAGGATTTTCCGACGGATCCAAAGACTGTGACTTATGCCAGTCTGTCTGCG GGTGCTCATCATGTCAGCGTTGCTGGGGACGATGTCGCTCAGAGAA AAATCGACATTGAAACGTTCAAAACGATGTGGGATCTATCCTCTCCCGAGGGCGACGCACCAGGCTGCTTCAAAAGATTAAAGCAGAAAGAATTCCATCGCGAGCCAACAAACCTCGACACGTTGAGTCTCATGCCAAAC TACACCGAACTAGGCAAGGATGAACTCGTCCCAGGCGCCATCTCCGGGATCACATACGACTCTGTGAACACCGACGCGCCTATCTTCCTGAACTACCTCCTCTCCACCTTCCTCGCCAGCGGCGGCCACATCGTCCGCGGCTCCGTGCTGCACATCAACCAGGTCATCAACGGCGGCCCCGGCGCCTTCGCGGAACCCGACGCGCACGTCCGGTTCCCTCTCCCAGATGCCGTCGTTGTGTGCCCTGGGCTCGGCGCGAGGTATTTGGGCGGTGTCGAGGACACGGACGTGTATCCTGTGAGAGGGCAGACTGTGCTGCTCAATGCACCCTGGGTCGACTTTTGCATGTCGCTTAGTGGAGGCCCGGGCAAGATCTGGACGTATGTTATTccgaggaggagcgggaatGTGATCATTGGTGGGACGTATGAGGCGGATGACTG GCACCCGCGTCCGAGACCGGAGACGACACGGGATATCCTGGAACGTGTTCTCGAGATCTGTCCCGAAATCGCTCCCCCAGAAATCAGGGCGCAGAGGAAACCTACGGTCGACGACATCCTTCCTATTATCGTTGAAGAATCATGCGGGCTCCGGCCATGTAGGAAGGGAGGTGTGAGGTTGGAGTCGGAGTGGCTGCAGACTTCCACACGACGCGTCCCTGTTGTACATAACTATGG CCACGGTGGCTTTGGGTACATTGCCTGCTATGGCTCGGCATCCGTCGCTCTCAAACTTTTGGAAGAAGCTCTTGCTCAATGA